The Streptomyces camelliae genome window below encodes:
- a CDS encoding NYN domain-containing protein: METMNDDLAALGARIDRTNELLERMLAEVAKTPSTHAIFVDAGYLYAAAGRLVAGTEDRRAFDLDAEGLIEALIDKARTIFADSRLLRVYWYDGARRRIHTAEQQIIAELPDVKVRLGNLNANNQQKGVDSLIRSDLESLARHRAISDAALLGGDEDLVSAVEAAQGYGARVHLWGIEAPEGRNQAEPLLWEVDSQRTFELEFFKPYVSRRTAAAYDSGTGSRPGREDVRFVGAQIAAKWLASRGREALVELLPGHPYLPGSVDQDLLVEAESLLQYSLRGQADLRRALRDGFWEHLRAQY, from the coding sequence ATGGAGACGATGAACGACGACCTGGCCGCCCTGGGCGCCCGCATCGACCGCACGAACGAGCTGCTGGAGCGCATGCTCGCCGAGGTGGCGAAGACGCCCTCCACCCACGCGATCTTCGTCGACGCGGGGTATCTGTACGCGGCCGCGGGGCGGCTGGTCGCCGGGACCGAGGACCGCCGGGCCTTCGACCTCGACGCCGAGGGTCTGATCGAGGCGCTGATCGACAAGGCCCGCACGATCTTCGCGGACAGCCGGCTGCTGCGCGTCTACTGGTACGACGGTGCCCGCCGCCGTATCCACACCGCCGAGCAGCAGATCATCGCCGAACTGCCCGACGTCAAGGTCCGCCTCGGCAACCTCAACGCCAACAACCAGCAGAAGGGCGTCGATTCGCTGATCCGCTCGGACCTGGAGTCCCTGGCCCGCCACCGCGCCATCAGCGACGCGGCCCTCCTCGGCGGCGACGAGGACCTGGTCTCGGCGGTCGAGGCGGCCCAGGGCTACGGCGCCCGGGTCCACCTGTGGGGCATCGAGGCCCCCGAGGGCCGCAACCAGGCCGAGCCCCTGCTCTGGGAGGTCGACAGCCAGCGCACCTTCGAGCTGGAGTTCTTCAAGCCGTACGTCTCCCGCCGTACGGCCGCCGCGTACGACTCCGGCACCGGGTCCCGGCCCGGCCGCGAGGACGTCCGCTTCGTCGGCGCCCAGATCGCGGCGAAGTGGCTGGCCTCCCGGGGCCGCGAGGCGCTGGTCGAACTGCTCCCCGGCCACCCCTATCTGCCCGGCTCCGTCGACCAGGACCTGCTCGTCGAGGCCGAGAGCCTGCTCCAGTACTCCCTGCGCGGCCAGGCGGACCTGCGCCGCGCCCTCCGGGACGGCTTCTGGGAGCATCTGCGAGCGCAGTACTAG
- a CDS encoding MarC family protein, translating to MFDIAVFGSLFLTLFVIMDPPGITPIFLALTAGRPGKVQKRMAFQAVCVAFGVIAVFGVLGHQILNYLHVSVPALMIAGGLLLLLIALDLLTGKTDEPKQTKDVNVALVPLGMPLLAGPGAIVSVILAVQKAGSVATQVSVWTAILAIHVVLWLVMRYSLLIIRVIKDGGVVLVTRLAGMMLSAIAVQQIINGITQVIRGS from the coding sequence ATGTTCGACATCGCCGTCTTCGGCTCTCTGTTCCTGACCCTTTTTGTCATCATGGATCCCCCTGGGATCACCCCGATCTTCCTCGCCCTGACCGCCGGCCGGCCCGGCAAGGTGCAGAAGCGGATGGCCTTCCAGGCCGTCTGCGTGGCGTTCGGGGTCATCGCCGTCTTCGGTGTCCTGGGGCACCAGATCCTGAACTACCTGCACGTCTCCGTCCCCGCGCTGATGATCGCGGGCGGTCTGCTGCTCCTGCTGATCGCACTGGACCTGCTCACCGGCAAGACCGACGAGCCGAAGCAGACCAAGGACGTGAACGTCGCCCTCGTACCGCTGGGCATGCCGCTGCTGGCCGGGCCCGGTGCGATCGTGTCCGTGATCCTGGCCGTGCAGAAGGCCGGCAGTGTGGCCACGCAGGTCTCGGTGTGGACCGCGATCCTCGCGATCCATGTCGTGCTGTGGCTGGTGATGCGTTACTCGCTGCTGATCATCCGGGTGATCAAGGACGGCGGTGTCGTCCTGGTGACGCGGCTCGCGGGCATGATGCTCTCCGCGATCGCCGTGCAGCAGATCATCAACGGGATCACTCAGGTGATCCGGGGGAGCTGA
- a CDS encoding PHP domain-containing protein produces the protein MRIDLHCHSTASDGTDTPAELVRNAAAAGLDVVALTDHDTTRGYGEAIAALPAGLTLVTGAELSCRIDGISMHMLAYLFDPEEPALLAERELVRDDRVPRAKGMVAKLNALGVPVTWEQVERIAAGGSVGRPHVATALVELGVVPTVSDAFTEEWLADGGRAFVEKHETDPFEAIRLVKGAGGVCVFAHPAAAKRGRTVPEFRIAEMAEAGLDGIEVDHMDHDADARDRLRGLAKDLDLLVTGSSDYHGSRKTVSLGAYTTDPEVYGEITRRATGAFPVPGTGGA, from the coding sequence GTGCGTATAGATCTGCACTGTCACTCCACCGCCTCCGACGGTACGGACACCCCTGCCGAGCTGGTGCGGAATGCCGCCGCCGCCGGGCTGGACGTGGTCGCGCTGACCGATCACGACACCACGCGGGGGTACGGCGAGGCGATCGCCGCGTTGCCCGCGGGGCTGACGCTGGTCACGGGGGCCGAGCTGTCCTGTCGGATCGACGGGATCTCCATGCACATGCTGGCCTACCTCTTCGATCCCGAGGAGCCCGCGCTGCTCGCCGAGCGGGAGCTGGTGCGGGACGACCGGGTGCCGCGGGCCAAGGGCATGGTCGCCAAGCTCAACGCGCTGGGCGTGCCGGTCACGTGGGAGCAGGTCGAGCGGATCGCCGCCGGCGGGTCCGTGGGGCGGCCGCACGTCGCCACCGCGCTGGTCGAGCTGGGCGTCGTACCGACCGTCAGCGACGCGTTCACCGAGGAGTGGCTGGCCGACGGCGGGCGGGCCTTCGTGGAGAAGCACGAGACCGACCCCTTCGAGGCGATCCGGCTGGTCAAGGGCGCGGGCGGGGTCTGTGTCTTCGCGCACCCGGCCGCCGCCAAGCGCGGCCGGACCGTGCCGGAGTTCCGCATCGCCGAGATGGCCGAGGCCGGCCTCGACGGCATCGAGGTCGATCACATGGACCACGACGCCGACGCGCGCGACCGGCTGCGGGGGCTGGCGAAGGACCTGGATCTGCTGGTCACCGGCTCCTCGGACTACCACGGCAGCCGCAAGACCGTGTCCCTGGGCGCGTACACGACCGACCCCGAGGTGTACGGGGAGATCACCCGGCGGGCGACCGGCGCGTTCCCGGTGCCGGGCACCGGTGGAGCCTGA
- a CDS encoding DUF6758 family protein: MRGEPSCPRCGGRVRAPGLFADAWQCDVHGTVYPLQPVIPPSVEALAAVVQRTHVPVWMPWPLPVGWLFTGVAYAGDDRSGGRATAVACTGPGPLGGPAELILVAEELGVGLGARYAGIDGPDPGPYMNIEKPPEAKVLAVGRPTPLWHVFRTPEDRAVFAGEALGMWLWAVMWPEQSGLLMYDELVLTDLRDAGPELDLVPCGALSPRLLRP; encoded by the coding sequence ATGAGGGGCGAACCCAGTTGCCCGAGGTGTGGTGGCCGGGTCAGGGCTCCCGGCCTCTTCGCCGATGCGTGGCAGTGCGATGTGCACGGCACGGTGTATCCGCTGCAGCCCGTGATCCCGCCCAGCGTCGAAGCCCTCGCCGCCGTCGTGCAGCGCACCCACGTTCCGGTGTGGATGCCCTGGCCGCTGCCGGTCGGCTGGCTCTTCACCGGTGTGGCCTACGCGGGCGACGACCGCAGCGGGGGCCGCGCGACCGCCGTGGCCTGCACGGGTCCCGGCCCGCTCGGCGGTCCGGCCGAGCTCATCCTGGTCGCCGAGGAACTCGGCGTCGGCCTCGGCGCGCGGTACGCGGGCATCGACGGCCCGGACCCGGGACCGTACATGAACATCGAGAAGCCCCCCGAGGCCAAGGTGCTGGCCGTCGGCCGCCCGACCCCGCTGTGGCACGTCTTCCGCACCCCCGAGGACCGCGCGGTCTTCGCGGGCGAGGCGCTCGGCATGTGGCTGTGGGCGGTGATGTGGCCCGAGCAGTCCGGGCTGCTCATGTACGACGAGCTGGTGCTCACCGATCTGCGGGACGCGGGGCCGGAGCTGGATCTGGTGCCCTGCGGAGCGTTGTCGCCGCGCTTGCTTCGGCCGTGA
- a CDS encoding suppressor of fused domain protein encodes MVDVLPLVEARLSTALGEPDARAAVTFLGTDRIEVLRFREGDLLRYATLGMSAHPMTDPTAMLADPVKGPRAELVLSVRAGLAETDKVLRPLAVLAASPQVEGLIVTPGASLDTGDPLWPGAPFTSVLVGEPGGLVEDLELDDPMDPVRFLPLLPMTPNEAAWKRVHGAQALQERWLAAGTDLRDPARRSVPLD; translated from the coding sequence ATGGTTGATGTTCTTCCTCTCGTCGAGGCACGGTTGAGCACCGCGCTGGGCGAACCGGACGCGCGCGCCGCCGTCACCTTCCTCGGCACGGACCGCATCGAGGTCCTCCGGTTCCGGGAGGGGGATCTCCTCCGGTACGCCACCCTCGGCATGTCCGCGCACCCCATGACCGACCCCACGGCGATGCTCGCCGACCCGGTCAAGGGACCCCGCGCGGAACTGGTCCTCTCCGTCCGCGCGGGCCTCGCCGAGACCGACAAGGTGCTCCGCCCGCTCGCGGTGCTGGCCGCGTCCCCGCAGGTGGAGGGTCTGATCGTGACGCCGGGCGCCTCCCTGGACACCGGTGATCCGCTGTGGCCCGGCGCCCCCTTCACCTCGGTGCTGGTGGGCGAGCCCGGCGGACTGGTCGAGGATCTGGAGCTGGACGATCCGATGGATCCCGTACGGTTCCTGCCGCTGCTGCCGATGACCCCGAACGAGGCCGCCTGGAAGCGTGTGCACGGTGCCCAGGCCCTCCAGGAGCGCTGGCTCGCCGCCGGCACGGACCTGAGGGATCCCGCCCGCAGGTCCGTCCCGCTCGACTGA
- a CDS encoding magnesium and cobalt transport protein CorA gives MSMIRDLRAVVRPASRPAPRKDTAAPYDSTRDPGTASAVVDCAVYRDGARVESGKPLSPHEAMRLVRRDGGFVWIGLHEPTEAEFAGIASEFGLHPLAVEDAVQAHQRPKLERYDDSLFTVFKTIHYVEHDRLTESSEVVETGEVMCFTGRDFFITVRHGGKGSLRALRHRLQDDPELLAKGPSAVLHAIADHVVDGYIAVADAVQDDIDEVETEVFSPGRGGGVARGVDSARIYQLKREVLEFKRAVAPLLRPMQLLSERPMRLIDPDIQKYFRDVADHLARVQEQVVSFDELLNSILQANLAQASVAQNEDMRKITAWAAIIAVPTMVTGVYGMNFDNMPELHWKYGYPLVLTLTVGMCVGIHRVLKRNGWL, from the coding sequence ATGTCGATGATCCGCGACCTGCGCGCCGTGGTCCGCCCCGCGTCCCGTCCCGCACCGCGCAAGGACACCGCCGCCCCGTACGACAGCACCCGCGACCCCGGCACGGCCTCGGCCGTCGTGGACTGCGCGGTCTACCGCGACGGCGCCCGGGTCGAGAGCGGCAAGCCGCTGAGCCCGCACGAGGCCATGCGGCTGGTGCGGCGCGACGGCGGCTTCGTGTGGATCGGGCTGCACGAGCCGACCGAGGCCGAATTCGCCGGTATCGCGAGCGAGTTCGGGCTGCACCCGCTGGCCGTCGAGGACGCCGTGCAGGCGCACCAGCGTCCGAAGCTGGAGCGCTACGACGACTCCCTGTTCACCGTCTTCAAGACCATCCACTACGTCGAGCACGACCGGCTCACCGAGAGCAGCGAGGTCGTGGAGACCGGCGAGGTGATGTGCTTCACCGGCCGGGACTTCTTCATCACCGTCCGGCACGGCGGCAAGGGCTCGCTCCGGGCTCTGCGGCACCGCCTCCAGGACGACCCGGAGCTGCTGGCCAAGGGCCCCTCGGCGGTGCTGCACGCCATCGCCGACCATGTCGTGGACGGCTACATCGCGGTCGCCGACGCCGTGCAGGACGACATCGACGAGGTGGAGACCGAGGTCTTCTCGCCGGGCCGGGGCGGCGGCGTCGCGCGCGGTGTGGACTCGGCGCGGATCTACCAGCTCAAGCGCGAGGTGCTGGAGTTCAAGCGGGCGGTCGCCCCGCTGCTGCGGCCCATGCAGCTGCTGAGCGAGCGGCCGATGCGGCTGATCGACCCGGACATCCAGAAGTACTTCCGGGACGTCGCCGACCACCTCGCCCGGGTCCAGGAGCAGGTCGTGAGCTTCGACGAGCTGCTCAACTCCATCCTCCAGGCCAATCTGGCGCAGGCGTCCGTCGCGCAGAACGAGGACATGCGCAAGATCACCGCCTGGGCCGCGATCATCGCCGTACCGACGATGGTGACGGGCGTGTACGGCATGAACTTCGACAACATGCCGGAGCTGCACTGGAAGTACGGCTACCCGCTGGTCCTGACCCTCACCGTCGGCATGTGTGTGGGCATCCACCGGGTGCTGAAGCGCAACGGCTGGCTGTGA
- a CDS encoding magnesium transporter MgtE N-terminal domain-containing protein: MAAGAPRIFVSHLAGVPVFDPSGDVMGRVRDLVVMLRVGRRPPRVLGLVVELPTRRRIFLPMTRVTGIESGQVIATGVMNVRRFEQRPTERLVFGELLDRRVTLTETGEEVTVLDVSVQQLPARRDWEVDRVFVRKGKKGGAFRRAKGEALTVEWSAVTGFSLEEHGQGAESLLATFEQLRPADLANVLHHLSAKRRAEVAAALDDDRLADVLEELPEDDQIEILGKLKEERAADVLEAMDPDDAADLLSELPEDDKERLLSLMQPADAAEMRRLMSYEEHTAGGLMTTEPIVLRPDATVADALARVRNPDLSPALAAQVYVCRPPDETPTGKYLGTVHFQRLLRDPPYALVSSIVDTDLQPLDPDAALPAVAGFFATYDMVAAPVVDEAGRLLGAVTVDDVLDHMLPEDWREHEFHLDEGEGATTHGS; this comes from the coding sequence ATGGCAGCCGGCGCCCCCCGGATCTTCGTCTCGCACCTCGCCGGGGTCCCCGTCTTCGATCCCAGCGGCGACGTCATGGGCCGCGTACGCGACCTGGTCGTCATGCTGCGCGTCGGCCGGCGGCCCCCGCGGGTGCTCGGGCTGGTCGTCGAGCTGCCCACCCGGCGCCGGATCTTCCTGCCCATGACCCGGGTGACCGGCATCGAGTCCGGCCAGGTCATCGCCACCGGCGTCATGAACGTCCGCCGCTTCGAGCAGCGGCCCACCGAGCGGCTGGTCTTCGGCGAGCTGCTGGACCGGCGGGTGACGCTCACCGAGACCGGCGAGGAGGTCACCGTCCTCGACGTGTCCGTGCAGCAGCTGCCCGCCCGCCGGGACTGGGAGGTCGACCGGGTCTTCGTCCGCAAGGGGAAGAAGGGTGGCGCCTTCCGGCGGGCCAAGGGCGAGGCGCTGACCGTCGAGTGGTCGGCCGTCACCGGCTTCTCGCTGGAGGAGCACGGGCAGGGCGCCGAGAGCCTGCTTGCCACCTTCGAGCAGCTGCGCCCCGCCGACCTCGCCAACGTCCTGCACCACCTCTCCGCCAAGCGGCGCGCCGAGGTGGCCGCCGCCCTCGACGACGACCGCCTGGCCGACGTGCTCGAAGAGCTCCCGGAGGACGACCAGATCGAGATCCTCGGCAAGCTGAAGGAGGAGCGCGCGGCGGACGTGCTGGAGGCCATGGACCCCGACGACGCGGCCGACCTGCTCTCCGAGCTGCCCGAGGACGACAAGGAGCGGCTGCTGAGCCTCATGCAGCCCGCCGACGCGGCCGAGATGCGGCGCCTGATGTCGTACGAGGAGCACACGGCCGGCGGTCTGATGACCACGGAGCCGATCGTGCTGCGCCCGGACGCCACCGTCGCCGACGCGCTCGCCCGGGTCCGCAACCCCGACCTCTCCCCCGCGCTCGCCGCCCAGGTCTACGTCTGCCGTCCGCCCGACGAGACCCCGACCGGCAAGTACCTGGGCACGGTCCACTTCCAGCGGCTGCTGCGCGACCCGCCGTACGCGCTGGTCAGCTCGATCGTCGACACCGATCTGCAACCGCTCGACCCGGACGCGGCGCTGCCCGCCGTCGCCGGGTTCTTCGCCACGTACGACATGGTCGCCGCGCCCGTGGTGGACGAGGCCGGACGGCTGCTCGGCGCGGTGACCGTGGACGACGTACTGGACCACATGCTGCCCGAGGACTGGCGGGAGCACGAGTTCCACCTGGACGAGGGAGAGGGGGCGACCACGCATGGCTCCTGA
- a CDS encoding DUF1003 domain-containing protein, translating into MAPERESGGRERTPTGATATTRARTPRLDQPAPPRRRYLPEWDPEAFGVMSEKIARFLGTGRFIVWMTGVIILWILWNVTMPVALRFDQYPFIFLTLALSLQASYAAPLILLAQNRQDDRDRVNLEQDRKQNERSIADTEYLTREIAALRMGLGEVATRDWMRSELQDLLKDLEDRQGRSDRVVFPAERSERSPGRDTDDR; encoded by the coding sequence ATGGCTCCTGAGCGCGAGAGCGGCGGCCGCGAGCGCACCCCGACGGGCGCCACGGCGACCACCCGGGCCCGTACCCCCCGGCTGGACCAGCCGGCCCCGCCCCGGCGCCGGTATCTGCCGGAGTGGGACCCCGAGGCCTTCGGCGTGATGTCGGAGAAGATCGCCCGGTTCCTGGGCACGGGCCGCTTCATCGTCTGGATGACGGGCGTCATCATCCTGTGGATCCTGTGGAACGTCACGATGCCCGTCGCGCTCCGCTTCGACCAGTACCCGTTCATCTTCCTGACTCTGGCCCTGTCCCTGCAGGCCTCCTACGCCGCCCCGCTGATCCTGCTCGCGCAGAACCGGCAGGACGACCGCGACCGGGTCAACCTGGAGCAGGACCGCAAGCAGAACGAGCGGTCCATCGCCGACACCGAGTATCTGACCCGGGAGATCGCCGCCCTGCGCATGGGACTCGGCGAGGTGGCGACCCGCGACTGGATGCGCTCCGAGCTCCAGGATCTGCTGAAGGACCTGGAGGATCGCCAAGGCCGCAGCGACCGGGTCGTATTCCCGGCGGAACGGTCAGAACGGTCGCCGGGACGTGACACAGACGACCGCTGA